One genomic window of Paenarthrobacter ureafaciens includes the following:
- the mltG gene encoding endolytic transglycosylase MltG, with amino-acid sequence MSPVNNDPSSTGGGSMPLTRKELRARERFLATQNQNVVPVPEATPGAAGAPAADEPDLPRPVPAVPNAAAVRRDVQAAPAPQREPVVPPAPAAAPKVAPAAPEREPEPHDETQAHGAATTSLPAVPEAAPGQDRAGHDGPVHQDGAAHDGADHHADAAHHDDAAHHDDAAHHGYAEHHDGAVHHGYAEHHDDHHDAHAHDDHAHELITTVETPVSKAAARKARRRRRVLALLITLAVFVTAIVVGAQFLKPLLGMDKVTDYPGPGTGSVTITVPEGAGPKQVAAELAANKVVADPDTFVKAFLSEGGELSPGEFTFRTEMKNSDAVAVLSNKDASKVIYFALSAGLRINESLEAISKGSGIPLQQLNGFNQAPSQFGLPAKAKNLEGFLAPGEYRFPLGTSGKDIIQTLVTATLDELKAQGITDPAKQYDVVTIASIVQAEGGQADYGNVAGAIYNRLKPNNTETNGLIQSDATVTYGLGKKSFHLTEEEKADKSNTYNTYANTGLPAGPIGSPGKTAIDAAAKPTPNDYLYWVTINLDTKETKFSKTLAEHNTYVEQYNAWCAANAGRCV; translated from the coding sequence GTGAGCCCGGTCAATAACGACCCCTCCAGCACCGGTGGCGGCAGTATGCCGCTGACCCGCAAAGAACTGCGGGCACGCGAGCGATTCCTCGCCACGCAGAACCAAAACGTCGTACCCGTTCCGGAAGCGACTCCAGGAGCGGCCGGTGCCCCGGCTGCGGATGAGCCGGACCTTCCCCGTCCTGTACCTGCGGTCCCCAATGCCGCAGCTGTACGACGGGATGTCCAGGCGGCGCCGGCGCCCCAGCGCGAGCCAGTGGTGCCTCCCGCCCCGGCAGCCGCACCTAAGGTCGCTCCAGCAGCCCCGGAGCGCGAGCCCGAGCCGCACGACGAGACCCAGGCCCATGGTGCGGCCACTACGAGCCTTCCGGCGGTTCCCGAAGCAGCCCCGGGCCAGGACCGCGCTGGGCACGATGGTCCTGTGCATCAGGATGGCGCAGCCCACGATGGCGCGGACCACCATGCGGATGCTGCCCACCACGACGACGCAGCCCACCACGACGACGCAGCCCACCACGGTTACGCAGAGCACCACGACGGTGCAGTCCACCACGGTTACGCAGAGCACCACGACGACCATCATGACGCGCACGCCCATGATGACCACGCGCATGAGCTCATCACCACGGTGGAAACCCCCGTTTCCAAGGCCGCTGCCCGCAAGGCCCGCCGCCGCCGTCGGGTTCTGGCTCTGCTGATCACGCTGGCTGTCTTCGTCACCGCCATTGTGGTGGGTGCGCAGTTCCTCAAGCCGCTTCTGGGTATGGACAAGGTGACGGACTACCCCGGACCGGGCACCGGCTCCGTCACCATCACCGTTCCCGAGGGAGCCGGCCCCAAACAGGTGGCCGCGGAACTCGCTGCGAACAAGGTGGTTGCCGACCCGGATACCTTCGTGAAAGCGTTCCTCAGCGAAGGCGGCGAATTGTCGCCGGGCGAGTTCACCTTCCGCACCGAAATGAAGAATTCCGACGCCGTGGCGGTCCTGTCCAACAAGGACGCTTCCAAAGTCATCTACTTTGCTTTGAGCGCGGGCCTGCGTATCAACGAGTCCCTCGAGGCCATTTCCAAAGGCTCCGGAATTCCCCTTCAGCAGCTGAACGGTTTCAACCAGGCGCCCAGCCAGTTCGGGCTCCCTGCCAAGGCAAAGAACCTTGAGGGCTTCCTGGCCCCCGGTGAATACCGATTCCCCCTGGGAACCTCCGGCAAGGACATCATCCAGACGCTGGTCACTGCCACGTTGGATGAGCTCAAGGCCCAAGGAATCACCGATCCCGCCAAGCAGTATGACGTTGTGACGATCGCCAGCATCGTCCAGGCCGAGGGTGGCCAGGCGGACTACGGAAACGTCGCCGGCGCCATCTACAACCGCTTGAAGCCCAATAACACGGAAACGAACGGCCTCATCCAGTCGGACGCCACGGTGACTTATGGGCTGGGCAAGAAGTCCTTCCACCTCACCGAGGAAGAGAAGGCGGACAAGTCCAACACGTACAACACCTATGCGAATACGGGCCTGCCCGCCGGGCCGATCGGTTCGCCGGGCAAGACTGCCATCGACGCGGCCGCCAAACCCACGCCCAACGATTACCTCTACTGGGTAACCATCAACCTGGACACCAAGGAGACCAAGTTCTCCAAGACGCTGGCCGAGCACAACACCTACGTTGAGCAGTACAACGCATGGTGTGCGGCCAACGCGGGTCGGTGCGTGTGA
- the aroB gene encoding 3-dehydroquinate synthase encodes MSNEATVIKVTGESASENYDVVVGRGLLETLPEKLGERVRRVLVIHPRALRLTGDTVRDELESAGFTALTAEIPDAEEGKHIQVAAFCWQVLGQNDFTRSDAIVAVGGGAVTDLAGFVAATWLRGVKVIHMPTSLLGMVDAAVGGKTGINTAEGKNLVGSFHPPAAVLADLDTLQTLPRNELVSGMAEVIKCGFIADPAILDLLEKNTDAVTDPGSEVVRELIERAIAVKANVVSQDLKESGLREILNYGHTLGHAIELVERYSWRHGAAVSVGMMFAAELSRSVGRLSDADADRHRTILESLGLPITYRRDRWQGLLDGMRRDKKSRGDLLRFVVLDGIAKPGILDVPDTSLLFAAYQEIAS; translated from the coding sequence GTGAGCAACGAAGCAACTGTCATCAAGGTCACGGGAGAATCCGCGTCGGAGAACTACGACGTCGTGGTGGGCCGCGGGCTGTTGGAAACGCTGCCCGAAAAGCTGGGGGAGCGGGTTCGCCGGGTCCTGGTGATCCACCCTCGTGCCCTCAGGCTGACCGGCGACACTGTCCGGGACGAACTTGAGTCTGCCGGCTTCACCGCCCTGACGGCCGAAATCCCCGACGCCGAAGAGGGAAAGCACATTCAGGTTGCCGCCTTCTGCTGGCAGGTGCTGGGACAAAACGACTTCACCCGTTCCGACGCGATCGTGGCTGTTGGCGGCGGAGCCGTAACGGACCTCGCCGGTTTCGTAGCGGCTACGTGGTTGCGGGGTGTCAAAGTCATCCACATGCCGACCTCGCTGTTGGGCATGGTCGATGCAGCCGTTGGCGGCAAGACCGGAATCAACACCGCCGAAGGCAAGAACCTCGTGGGCTCCTTCCACCCGCCTGCCGCCGTCCTGGCTGACCTGGATACGCTCCAGACCCTCCCTAGGAACGAACTTGTTTCCGGCATGGCCGAGGTCATCAAGTGCGGGTTCATTGCCGATCCCGCCATCCTTGACCTCCTTGAGAAGAATACGGACGCCGTCACTGATCCCGGGTCCGAGGTGGTCCGTGAGTTGATTGAGCGTGCCATTGCGGTCAAAGCCAACGTGGTGTCGCAGGACCTGAAGGAATCCGGACTCCGGGAGATCCTTAACTACGGCCACACCCTGGGCCACGCGATCGAGCTTGTGGAACGGTACTCCTGGAGGCACGGCGCAGCTGTGTCGGTCGGCATGATGTTCGCGGCAGAGCTGTCGCGCAGCGTTGGCCGCCTTTCAGACGCCGACGCTGACCGCCACCGCACCATCCTGGAAAGTCTTGGCCTGCCGATCACCTACCGCAGGGACCGCTGGCAGGGTCTCCTGGACGGAATGCGCCGGGATAAGAAGTCCCGCGGCGACCTCCTCCGCTTCGTTGTCCTTGATGGCATCGCCAAGCCCGGCATCCTCGATGTTCCGGACACTTCGCTGCTCTTCGCCGCCTACCAGGAGATCGCATCATGA
- the nusB gene encoding transcription antitermination factor NusB, with product MSARGKARNRALEVLFEAEQRSVSAFDALKARREKTDLVVNPYTVEIVEGVVSMQPTIDEFLQTYAQGWTLERMPAVDRIILRIGTWELLYNDDVPDGVAVSEAVALAKTMSTDESPAFINGLLGRLQKLKPSLLA from the coding sequence GTGAGTGCCCGCGGTAAGGCCCGTAACAGGGCACTTGAAGTACTTTTTGAGGCTGAGCAGCGCTCGGTTTCAGCTTTTGATGCGCTCAAGGCGCGTCGGGAGAAGACTGACCTTGTTGTGAATCCGTACACGGTCGAAATCGTGGAGGGGGTTGTCTCCATGCAGCCCACCATCGACGAGTTCCTGCAAACCTATGCGCAGGGCTGGACTCTTGAACGCATGCCGGCGGTGGATCGCATCATCCTCCGCATTGGTACGTGGGAACTTCTTTACAACGACGACGTTCCCGATGGGGTCGCTGTGAGCGAGGCCGTAGCCTTGGCGAAGACCATGTCCACGGACGAGTCCCCGGCCTTCATCAACGGTTTGCTGGGCCGCTTGCAGAAGCTCAAGCCGTCGCTGTTGGCGTAA
- a CDS encoding shikimate kinase → MAGGTFARPLVLIGPMAVGKSAIGQQLAQQLDIPYVDTDAVVVAAHGSIADIFAGRGEHAFREIEARTVAKAIEAAKQRQTVISLGGGAVLDSGTQQLLEECTVIYLECDAATVADRIARNTARPLLQGDAMSRWEALFAARQPVYERLADIVMDVRSGSVAEIALRLEERLREHAALEKEAEK, encoded by the coding sequence ATGGCGGGCGGCACTTTTGCGCGCCCACTTGTCCTCATCGGACCAATGGCGGTAGGGAAGTCAGCCATCGGCCAGCAGTTGGCGCAGCAGCTGGACATACCGTACGTGGATACCGACGCGGTGGTGGTTGCTGCCCATGGCAGCATTGCCGATATTTTCGCGGGTCGGGGAGAGCATGCCTTCCGCGAAATCGAAGCCCGGACTGTGGCAAAGGCCATAGAAGCCGCCAAACAGCGCCAAACCGTCATATCCTTGGGTGGTGGCGCCGTCCTGGATTCCGGGACTCAGCAGTTGCTCGAAGAATGCACTGTTATCTACCTGGAATGTGACGCTGCCACAGTTGCGGACCGGATTGCCAGGAATACGGCAAGGCCACTGCTGCAAGGCGATGCAATGTCCCGTTGGGAAGCGTTGTTTGCCGCGAGGCAGCCCGTCTATGAGCGCCTGGCAGATATCGTCATGGATGTTCGTTCCGGATCCGTAGCGGAAATCGCCCTCCGGCTGGAGGAGCGGCTGCGCGAGCACGCAGCCCTGGAAAAGGAAGCTGAGAAGTGA
- the alaS gene encoding alanine--tRNA ligase translates to MKSQEITKRWVDFFVSKGHTAVPSASLVSSDPSLLFTVAGMVPFIPYLTAREEPPYSRATSVQKCIRTGDIEEVGKTARHGTFFQMCGNFSFGDYFKEDAIKFAFELLTKSVDDGGYGLPAERLWVTVYEEDDEAKELWLKNTAIPAERIQKMGKSDNYWHTGQPGPAGPCSEIYYDRGPDYGVEGGPVADENRYIEIWNLVFMQYQIENVRSKVDFDIVGELPNKNIDTGLGMERLAMILQGVENMYETDQVRPVIDKAAELSGKEYTSAETDEDPHHTDDVRMRVVADHIRSALMLIADGVAPSNEGRGYVLRRLIRRAVRAMRLLGVESACLPELLPVSRDAMKGVYPVVETDFARISRIAYAEEKAFLRTIASGTARLEDAVAESKAAGVPLSGAEAFTLHDTYGFPIDLTLEMAEEAGLKVDEAGFRALMLEQRQRAQADAKGKKGGHADLSAYQEMLGEGETVFTGYEELEGESKVRGIVTGGQRVAHASTGDEIELVLNETPFYAEAGGQAADTGLITGDGFVVEVLDVQRPVKGLSVHKAIVREGEIAGDAVVRAAVDRERRHAAEQAHTGTHIVHAALHQILGPEATQRGSFNKAGYLRFDFAWGEGLSAATRSEIEEVSNIAIRNNFRVDTKVMGLAEAKALGAMALFGENYGSEVRVVEIDGAWSRELCGGTHVSNTSLIGSLSLLGEQSVGSGNRRVEAFVGLDAFRHLAAERALVTELTELLKVPSGQLADRISSTLNKLKATEKELDRLRKEQLAAAAANLVGSARDAAGVRVVAHDAGQVGGADDLRNLALDLRNRLGSEASTVAVAGVSNDRPIILVATNEAAREAGVKAGALVRLAAGILGGGGGGKDDVAQGGGTDAAKVSDALAAVFDAIAKR, encoded by the coding sequence ATGAAGTCGCAGGAGATCACCAAGCGCTGGGTGGACTTTTTTGTCAGCAAGGGTCACACAGCCGTTCCCTCCGCGTCGCTCGTTTCCAGCGACCCGTCACTTCTCTTCACTGTGGCCGGAATGGTGCCGTTCATCCCTTACCTCACCGCGCGCGAAGAGCCGCCCTACAGCCGGGCAACGAGTGTCCAGAAGTGCATCCGCACAGGCGACATCGAAGAAGTCGGCAAGACCGCCCGCCACGGCACGTTCTTCCAGATGTGCGGCAACTTCTCCTTCGGCGACTACTTCAAGGAAGACGCCATCAAGTTCGCTTTCGAGCTGCTCACCAAGAGCGTCGACGACGGCGGCTACGGACTTCCGGCCGAACGCCTCTGGGTGACTGTCTACGAGGAAGACGACGAAGCCAAGGAGCTGTGGCTCAAGAACACGGCCATCCCTGCTGAGCGCATCCAGAAGATGGGCAAGTCGGATAACTACTGGCACACCGGCCAGCCCGGTCCTGCAGGTCCCTGCTCGGAAATCTACTACGACCGTGGTCCGGATTACGGTGTCGAGGGCGGCCCTGTTGCCGACGAGAACCGGTACATCGAGATCTGGAACCTCGTTTTCATGCAGTACCAGATCGAGAACGTCCGCTCCAAGGTGGACTTCGACATCGTTGGCGAACTGCCCAACAAGAACATCGACACCGGCCTGGGCATGGAGCGTCTTGCGATGATCCTCCAGGGCGTCGAGAACATGTACGAGACCGACCAGGTCCGGCCCGTGATTGACAAGGCAGCCGAACTCTCCGGCAAGGAATACACTTCCGCCGAAACGGATGAAGATCCGCACCACACCGACGACGTCCGTATGCGTGTTGTTGCAGACCACATCCGTTCCGCCCTGATGCTCATTGCCGACGGGGTTGCCCCGTCGAATGAAGGCCGTGGCTACGTTCTTCGTCGTTTGATCCGCCGCGCCGTCCGGGCCATGCGCCTGCTGGGTGTGGAGTCCGCCTGCCTCCCCGAGTTGCTCCCGGTCTCCCGCGATGCCATGAAGGGTGTCTACCCCGTGGTCGAGACGGACTTCGCCCGGATCAGCCGCATCGCCTACGCCGAAGAAAAGGCATTCCTCCGCACCATCGCCTCAGGTACCGCACGGCTGGAAGATGCCGTAGCGGAATCCAAGGCTGCCGGCGTTCCGCTGTCCGGCGCCGAAGCCTTTACCCTCCATGACACGTACGGCTTCCCGATCGACCTGACCTTGGAGATGGCCGAGGAAGCGGGCCTGAAGGTTGATGAGGCCGGATTCCGTGCCCTCATGCTCGAGCAGCGCCAGCGTGCCCAGGCAGATGCCAAAGGCAAGAAGGGCGGCCACGCCGACCTCAGCGCTTACCAGGAAATGCTGGGTGAAGGTGAAACGGTCTTCACCGGGTACGAAGAACTGGAAGGTGAGTCGAAGGTCCGGGGCATAGTCACCGGTGGCCAGCGGGTTGCCCATGCCTCCACCGGGGACGAGATCGAGCTGGTCCTCAACGAAACGCCGTTCTACGCCGAGGCCGGCGGGCAGGCAGCGGATACGGGCCTGATCACCGGCGACGGCTTCGTCGTCGAGGTCCTCGATGTCCAGCGTCCCGTCAAGGGACTGAGCGTCCATAAGGCGATTGTTCGTGAAGGTGAAATTGCCGGCGACGCCGTGGTTCGTGCCGCCGTCGACCGTGAACGCCGCCACGCCGCTGAGCAGGCACACACTGGAACGCATATTGTGCACGCCGCCCTGCATCAGATCCTGGGGCCGGAAGCAACCCAGCGCGGTTCGTTCAACAAGGCCGGCTACCTCCGCTTTGACTTCGCCTGGGGCGAAGGGCTGAGCGCTGCCACGCGCTCGGAGATTGAGGAAGTTTCCAACATCGCGATCCGCAATAACTTCCGCGTCGACACCAAGGTCATGGGCCTTGCCGAAGCAAAAGCGCTGGGCGCCATGGCGCTGTTCGGCGAGAACTACGGCAGCGAAGTCAGGGTTGTGGAGATCGACGGCGCCTGGTCGCGCGAGTTGTGCGGTGGTACCCACGTCTCCAACACCTCGTTGATCGGCAGCCTCTCGCTCTTGGGCGAGCAGTCTGTCGGTTCCGGAAACCGCCGCGTTGAGGCGTTCGTGGGCTTGGATGCCTTCCGGCACCTGGCTGCCGAGCGCGCCCTCGTCACCGAGCTCACCGAGCTGCTGAAGGTACCGTCCGGACAACTGGCCGACCGTATCTCCAGCACACTGAACAAGTTGAAGGCGACCGAGAAGGAACTTGACCGGCTCCGCAAGGAACAGCTGGCGGCTGCAGCGGCCAACTTGGTGGGTTCGGCCCGCGACGCCGCAGGCGTACGCGTGGTTGCCCACGACGCCGGCCAGGTCGGCGGCGCGGATGACCTCCGCAACCTGGCCCTTGACCTTCGCAACCGCCTGGGTTCGGAAGCCTCAACGGTGGCCGTGGCCGGCGTGAGCAACGATCGTCCCATCATCCTCGTTGCCACCAATGAGGCAGCCCGCGAAGCCGGTGTCAAAGCCGGTGCGCTGGTTCGCCTCGCCGCCGGGATCCTCGGTGGTGGCGGCGGCGGCAAGGACGACGTTGCCCAAGGCGGCGGCACCGACGCTGCAAAGGTCTCCGATGCCCTTGCAGCCGTGTTTGACGCGATAGCCAAGCGCTGA
- a CDS encoding DUF948 domain-containing protein, producing MSGGDIAGLIAAGVFALLVLLLAVPILKLGGVFDEVRTSIRSISDGATPLMDEVTATVSTTNQQLKKVDGIASNVSDASANISALSSLVAATVGSPLIKVAAFSYGVRSALASKRTTSSGRRSR from the coding sequence ATGTCTGGTGGCGACATCGCCGGCCTGATTGCAGCAGGGGTTTTTGCGCTCCTGGTTCTGTTGCTGGCAGTGCCTATCCTGAAGCTGGGCGGCGTCTTTGACGAAGTCCGTACGTCCATCCGTTCCATCAGCGACGGCGCGACGCCCCTCATGGACGAGGTGACAGCGACCGTTTCCACCACCAACCAGCAACTGAAGAAGGTTGATGGCATCGCGTCGAACGTCTCGGACGCCTCCGCGAACATCTCTGCCTTGTCGTCGCTGGTTGCGGCCACTGTGGGTTCTCCGCTGATCAAGGTAGCCGCTTTCAGTTATGGCGTGCGCTCTGCTCTCGCATCCAAGCGCACAACGTCCTCCGGCCGCCGCAGCCGCTGA
- a CDS encoding tetratricopeptide repeat protein: protein MTATLAEGISDWPTAGFPGVRMNPDTLLPVVVNEDALETALAASVDPADRIMALLLDNQPKEAAELLAEARYKNPESFRLRIFEAEVHRATNRMDRAIQLYKQLLHEVQGSSKEAVVHQYLGRAYFVSGNALAASEAFAKALDLRVAMSADAALIYSSAVALQRARNVLELAS from the coding sequence ATGACCGCCACTTTGGCTGAAGGCATCAGCGATTGGCCTACTGCCGGATTCCCCGGGGTACGGATGAATCCGGACACGTTGTTGCCGGTGGTTGTCAATGAGGATGCGCTGGAGACGGCGCTGGCTGCCTCGGTGGACCCCGCGGACCGCATCATGGCTTTGCTCCTGGACAACCAGCCCAAGGAAGCAGCCGAATTGTTGGCAGAAGCCCGGTACAAGAATCCCGAGTCGTTCCGTCTCCGAATTTTCGAGGCAGAGGTCCACCGTGCCACCAACCGCATGGACCGGGCGATCCAGCTGTACAAGCAGTTGCTTCATGAAGTGCAGGGCAGCTCAAAAGAGGCCGTCGTCCATCAGTACCTTGGGCGCGCGTACTTCGTCAGCGGCAATGCGCTTGCCGCGTCCGAAGCCTTTGCAAAGGCCCTCGACCTCCGCGTGGCAATGTCCGCCGACGCGGCCTTGATCTACTCCTCGGCAGTGGCCCTGCAACGGGCACGCAATGTCCTGGAGCTCGCTTCCTAA
- the ruvX gene encoding Holliday junction resolvase RuvX has protein sequence MSSTTDAGVYPRGTKLGVDVGTVRVGVAVCDPDGILASPLKTLSRDLKKNSDVRVLVKHVIEQEAVQVFVGLPRTMKGEERGSAQMAVEYAELLADALVQAGVRVPVNLVDERLTTVTAHRNLREAGMSSKNHRKVVDQVAAAGILQHAIDMQKARGTDVGRRVQAPSQSDASGGAPTLPASSGSQPDSSTRGLQL, from the coding sequence GTGAGTTCCACTACCGATGCCGGCGTCTATCCCCGCGGCACCAAGCTGGGGGTGGACGTCGGCACCGTCAGGGTTGGGGTTGCCGTGTGCGATCCCGATGGAATCCTTGCCTCCCCGCTCAAGACCCTCAGCCGTGACCTCAAGAAGAACTCGGATGTACGGGTCCTGGTGAAGCATGTCATCGAGCAGGAGGCAGTCCAGGTTTTCGTGGGCCTGCCACGGACCATGAAGGGCGAGGAGCGCGGCTCCGCTCAGATGGCTGTGGAGTACGCCGAGCTGCTCGCGGACGCGTTGGTCCAGGCGGGTGTGAGGGTGCCGGTCAACTTGGTCGACGAGCGCTTGACCACCGTGACGGCGCACCGCAACCTGCGTGAAGCTGGCATGAGCAGCAAGAACCACCGTAAAGTGGTTGATCAGGTTGCTGCTGCTGGAATACTGCAGCACGCGATCGACATGCAAAAAGCCAGAGGAACGGACGTTGGCCGCCGCGTGCAGGCGCCGTCGCAGTCCGATGCATCAGGCGGTGCCCCAACACTGCCGGCCTCCTCAGGCAGCCAACCTGATTCTTCTACGAGGGGACTGCAACTGTGA
- the aroC gene encoding chorismate synthase — MLRWLTAGESHGPALIGIVEGVPAGVELTSGQIRDALARRRLGYGRGARMKFEQDEVTIVGGVRHGITQGGPVAIQVGNTEWPKWEQIMSADPVDAGLLADQARNAPLTRPRPGHADFTGMQKYGFDEARPVLERASARETATRVALGTVAAQFLKQLGIELVSHTVSIASVSVPEGRPLPSPSDVIALDADPLRCFDRETSDAMVAEVDAAHKEGETLGGVVEVLAYGLPPGLGSYVHWDRRLDSRLAAALMGIQAIKGVEVGDGFLTAARRGSAAHDEIVKDEDGKIVRRTNRAGGIEGGMSIGEVLRVRAAMKPIATVPRALRTIDVSTGEPAKAHHQRSDVCAVPAAGVVAEAMVALVLAEAVMEKFGGDSVAETTRNLQGYLNSIPATLDSVGR; from the coding sequence ATGTTGCGTTGGTTGACAGCCGGTGAATCCCACGGTCCGGCTCTGATCGGAATTGTTGAAGGCGTGCCGGCCGGTGTTGAGCTCACCAGCGGGCAGATCCGTGACGCCTTGGCCCGCCGTCGGCTTGGCTACGGCCGCGGTGCCCGCATGAAGTTCGAGCAGGATGAAGTAACGATCGTCGGCGGTGTCCGCCACGGCATCACCCAGGGCGGTCCGGTTGCCATCCAGGTCGGCAATACCGAATGGCCCAAATGGGAACAGATCATGTCGGCCGACCCCGTGGACGCCGGGCTTCTGGCGGACCAGGCACGCAATGCGCCCCTGACCCGTCCCCGTCCGGGGCATGCTGACTTCACCGGCATGCAGAAGTACGGCTTCGATGAGGCCCGTCCGGTCTTGGAACGAGCCAGTGCCCGGGAAACGGCCACGCGCGTAGCCCTTGGAACCGTCGCCGCCCAGTTCCTGAAGCAACTGGGAATTGAACTGGTCAGCCACACAGTCTCCATCGCCAGTGTGTCCGTTCCTGAAGGCCGTCCGTTGCCGTCGCCGTCCGATGTCATTGCTTTGGATGCGGATCCGTTGCGTTGCTTTGATCGTGAGACGTCCGACGCCATGGTGGCCGAGGTGGACGCAGCCCATAAGGAAGGCGAGACCCTTGGCGGTGTCGTCGAAGTACTGGCCTACGGACTTCCGCCGGGGTTGGGCAGCTACGTCCATTGGGACCGCCGCCTCGATTCCCGGTTGGCTGCCGCCCTGATGGGCATCCAGGCCATCAAGGGCGTCGAAGTGGGCGATGGTTTCCTCACCGCTGCCCGGCGGGGCTCCGCCGCGCACGACGAGATCGTCAAGGATGAAGACGGCAAGATTGTCCGCCGGACGAACCGTGCAGGTGGCATCGAAGGTGGCATGAGCATCGGCGAGGTACTCCGTGTCCGTGCGGCCATGAAGCCCATTGCGACTGTTCCTCGTGCCCTGCGCACCATCGACGTGAGCACCGGCGAGCCGGCCAAGGCGCATCACCAGCGTTCTGACGTCTGTGCCGTGCCTGCTGCAGGCGTCGTAGCCGAAGCAATGGTGGCCCTGGTGCTCGCGGAAGCCGTCATGGAAAAGTTCGGTGGTGACTCGGTGGCGGAAACCACGCGCAACCTCCAGGGCTACCTGAACAGCATCCCGGCAACCTTGGACTCGGTCGGACGCTAG
- the efp gene encoding elongation factor P: protein MATTNDIKNGTVLKLEGQLWNVIEFQHVKPGKGGAFVRTKMRNVMSGKVVDKTFNAGLKIETATVDRRDYQYLYQDGEDFVFMDTSDYDQIHVSGATVGDATNFMLENQMVNIAIHEGTPLYIELPPSVVLEITYTEPGLQGDRSSAGTKPATVETGYEIQVPLFVEQGTKVKVDTRDGSYLGRVND, encoded by the coding sequence GTGGCAACCACAAACGACATCAAGAACGGAACCGTACTGAAGCTCGAGGGCCAGCTCTGGAACGTCATTGAGTTCCAGCACGTCAAGCCGGGCAAGGGCGGCGCCTTCGTTCGAACCAAGATGCGGAATGTTATGTCCGGCAAGGTAGTGGACAAGACGTTCAACGCCGGCCTCAAGATCGAAACCGCAACTGTCGACCGGCGCGACTACCAGTACCTGTACCAGGACGGCGAAGACTTCGTCTTCATGGACACCAGCGATTACGACCAAATCCACGTTTCGGGCGCGACAGTCGGTGACGCCACCAACTTCATGCTTGAGAACCAGATGGTCAACATCGCCATCCACGAAGGCACCCCGCTTTACATCGAGCTTCCGCCGAGCGTCGTGCTGGAGATCACCTACACCGAGCCGGGTCTCCAGGGTGACCGTTCCTCCGCAGGCACCAAGCCTGCAACTGTGGAGACCGGTTACGAGATCCAGGTTCCGCTGTTCGTCGAGCAGGGCACCAAGGTCAAGGTTGATACCCGTGATGGCAGCTACCTGGGCAGGGTCAACGACTAG
- a CDS encoding shikimate dehydrogenase family protein, with translation MSRRAAVLGHPISHSKSPAMHTAAYAKLGVDIGYTAIDLTADMLPVFMESVRADESWCGLSVTMPLKTAMVREVDEVRGAAAHLGVLNTVAFENDGGSVRRVGYNTDVAGIVEAVRYAGVATSPHGAVLGGGGTSAAAIAALRGLGADHVDVFVRDVSRASDAEAAAAAVGIGLSVRPLVQAATAIAGSDLVISTFPPRAADGLADELGALPGTSGGVLLDVAYDPWPSRLAEQWHRHGGVVVPGLEMLMYQAAEQIRLFSGCTVDSAVIDVMCDSVGLPRRVF, from the coding sequence GTGAGCCGCCGGGCAGCAGTCCTCGGGCATCCGATTTCACATTCAAAATCCCCGGCGATGCATACTGCGGCCTACGCAAAGCTGGGCGTGGACATTGGTTACACCGCAATAGACCTGACGGCGGACATGCTTCCGGTATTCATGGAATCGGTCCGGGCGGACGAGTCATGGTGCGGCCTTTCGGTCACCATGCCGTTGAAGACCGCAATGGTCAGGGAAGTTGACGAGGTCAGGGGAGCGGCAGCCCACCTGGGCGTCCTCAACACCGTTGCTTTCGAGAACGACGGCGGCTCGGTCCGGCGGGTCGGGTACAACACCGACGTTGCGGGGATCGTGGAGGCGGTCAGGTACGCCGGCGTCGCGACGAGCCCACATGGCGCGGTGCTTGGCGGCGGTGGAACCTCTGCAGCCGCGATTGCGGCACTCCGCGGGTTGGGGGCCGACCACGTTGACGTCTTTGTCCGCGATGTCTCCCGGGCCAGCGACGCCGAAGCCGCTGCTGCCGCCGTCGGAATCGGCTTGTCCGTCAGGCCGCTGGTCCAGGCGGCAACCGCCATAGCCGGTTCGGACCTGGTGATTTCCACCTTCCCGCCGCGGGCAGCGGATGGCCTGGCAGATGAACTTGGCGCCCTGCCCGGAACCTCGGGCGGGGTGTTGCTGGATGTGGCCTACGATCCCTGGCCCAGCCGGCTGGCCGAGCAATGGCACCGGCATGGGGGAGTCGTGGTCCCGGGCCTGGAGATGCTGATGTACCAGGCGGCAGAGCAGATCCGGCTTTTCAGCGGCTGCACGGTGGATAGCGCCGTCATAGATGTGATGTGCGACTCAGTCGGACTTCCCCGACGAGTCTTCTAG